The DNA region GTCTCGCCCCGCGAGCCGGGGCGCGGGCGTGTGAGGGGTCAGCCGGCGGGGGAGTGCCGCTCGACCGCGACGCGGGGCAGCAGCTCCTCGTAGGCCGCGCGCTCGAACTCACCGGCGGTGGGGGCGAGCACGGTCGCGGTCGACAGGGCCACCGCCCGGGCGAGCCGGCCGGGCCAGTCCAGCCCCTCGACGAGTCCGGAGAGCAGCCCGGCCACGGCGGAGTCGCCCGCGCCCGTCGGGTTGCCGCGGACCGGGGCGGGCGGCGCGGCCCGCCAGACCCCGTCCGGGGTGACGGCGAGCAGTCCGTCGGCGCCCAGCGAGGCGACGACGCCGTGGGCGCCCCGGCGGCGGGCGTCACGGGCGGCGCGCAGGGGTTCCCGGGCTCCGGTGAGCTGGGCGAGTTCGTCGGCGTTCGGCTTGACGAGGTCGGGGCGGGCGGCGATCCCGCGGCGCAGGGGCTCGCCGCTGGTGTCCAGCAGGACGGGTACGCCGCCGGAGCGGGCGAGGCGGACCAGGTCCGCGTAGGCGCCGACGTGGACGCCGGGCGGAAGGCTGCCGCACAGGGCCACCGCGTCGGCTCCGGCGAGCAGTTCGCGGTACGTCCGCAGGAAGGCGTCCCACGCCTCGGATCCGATGTGCGGGCCGGGTTCGTTGAGCTGGGTGGTGTCACCGGTGGCGCGGTCGACGACGGCGACGGTCCGCCGGGTGTTCCCCGAGACCTCGACGAGGGCGTCGGCGGGGCCGTCGGGGAGGGCGGCCAGCAGCTCGCGCAGGACGGCTCCGGTGGCGCCTCCGGCGAAGCCGGTGATCACGGTGTCGTGCCCCAGCTCCCGGAGCACCCGGGCCACGTTGACACCCTTGCCGCCGGGGCGTTCGGTGATCTCCTCGACCCGGTGGCTGGTGTGCGGGACGAGGGCGGGGACACCGTAGGTCAGGTCGAGTGCGGTGTTCAGCGTGACGGTCAGTATCACCGGCACCGGCTCCTGGTTCGTTCGTCGATGGTCCCCCGCGCGCCGTCTCCTCCGCGACGCATCCCAGGTGATCATGTCAAAGAGGCGGCGGCCGTCCCAGCCTCCCGGGACAACCGCCGTCTCTTCGTTACGTGTTCGCCGTGGCGCTCCGTGTCCGCCGTGGTGTCACGGGCCGTCAGGGCCGTGCCGGCACCGGACCTCGGGGCAGGGCGGCGGGGCACCGCCTCAGGCGGGGTCGATGATCCACTCGCCGCGGCGCATGACGCCCTTGAGCACGAAGTCCCCGTCCAGGACGACGAGGTCGGCGTCCTTGCCCGGCTCGAGCGAGCCGATCCGGTCGCCCAGGCCGAGCAGCCGGGCCGGGGTGGTGGAGATGGACCGGACGACGTCCTCGACGGGAATCCGGTCGATGGTCACGGCCCTGCGGAACGCGGTGTCCAGGGTCAGCGTCGAGCCGGCGATCGTGCCGCCGTCCACGAGCCGGGCGACACCGTCCCTGACCTCGACGCCGAGCGGTCCGAGCTGGTACTCCCCGTCGGCCGCGCCGGCCGCGTCCATGGCGTCGGTGATCAGCGCGACCCGGTCGGCGCCCGCGTGGTGGTAGGCCAGTTCGAGGGCGGCCG from Streptomyces sp. NBC_01754 includes:
- a CDS encoding 1-phosphofructokinase family hexose kinase, with product MILTVTLNTALDLTYGVPALVPHTSHRVEEITERPGGKGVNVARVLRELGHDTVITGFAGGATGAVLRELLAALPDGPADALVEVSGNTRRTVAVVDRATGDTTQLNEPGPHIGSEAWDAFLRTYRELLAGADAVALCGSLPPGVHVGAYADLVRLARSGGVPVLLDTSGEPLRRGIAARPDLVKPNADELAQLTGAREPLRAARDARRRGAHGVVASLGADGLLAVTPDGVWRAAPPAPVRGNPTGAGDSAVAGLLSGLVEGLDWPGRLARAVALSTATVLAPTAGEFERAAYEELLPRVAVERHSPAG